A stretch of the Aggregatibacter sp. HMT-949 genome encodes the following:
- the pssA gene encoding CDP-diacylglycerol--serine O-phosphatidyltransferase, giving the protein MLINKFKRAEQNIRNLPFLPLEKTQVEFLFSPAEFKTQIIELIRNAKKRIYITALYWQKDDAGQEILDEIYRAKQRHPDLDVKILVDWHRAQRNLLGAEKSATNADWYCEQRQTYQLPDDPNMFFGVPINTREVFGVLHVKGFVFDDSVLYSGASINNVYLQQQDKYRYDRYQKITNAVLADAMVNFINDYLLDFNAVFPLDVGNRPRTKEIRAAIRAYRKNLANHAEYNLPNAGECSDVLSVSPLFGLGASGNELNQVIKKLFLKTQQNLIICTPYFNFPRTLQQKIAALLEQGKQVEIIVGDKVANDFYIPPTQPFKMAGALPYLYESNLRRFCEKFEGEIERGQLCVRLWKDGDNTYHLKGVWVDNDYILLTGNNLNPRAWRLDAENGLLIRDPQHELRPQVAKELQHIRQHTTVLKHYSELEELSQYPEPVQKLLKKFARIQADKLVKMIL; this is encoded by the coding sequence ATGTTAATCAATAAATTCAAACGTGCCGAGCAAAACATCCGAAACTTGCCTTTTTTGCCGTTAGAAAAAACGCAAGTGGAATTTTTGTTCAGCCCGGCCGAATTTAAAACGCAGATTATTGAATTGATTCGAAATGCCAAAAAACGCATTTATATCACCGCACTTTACTGGCAAAAAGACGATGCGGGGCAAGAAATTTTGGACGAAATCTATCGGGCGAAGCAACGACACCCGGATTTGGATGTAAAAATTTTAGTGGATTGGCATCGTGCCCAGCGCAATTTATTGGGCGCTGAAAAATCGGCCACTAATGCCGATTGGTATTGCGAGCAACGTCAAACCTACCAACTGCCTGACGATCCGAATATGTTTTTCGGTGTGCCGATTAATACGCGCGAAGTGTTCGGCGTGTTGCATGTCAAAGGTTTCGTGTTTGACGACAGCGTGCTGTATAGCGGCGCCAGCATTAATAATGTGTATTTGCAACAACAGGACAAATATCGTTACGACCGCTACCAAAAAATTACCAATGCGGTGCTGGCGGATGCGATGGTGAATTTTATCAACGACTATTTATTGGATTTCAATGCGGTGTTCCCGCTTGATGTTGGTAATCGCCCGCGGACTAAGGAAATTCGTGCGGCGATTCGTGCGTATCGTAAAAATCTGGCCAACCACGCCGAATACAATTTGCCAAATGCGGGCGAATGTTCCGACGTTTTAAGTGTTTCGCCGTTATTTGGTTTGGGCGCATCGGGCAACGAACTCAATCAAGTAATCAAAAAATTGTTCCTGAAAACGCAACAAAATTTGATTATTTGCACGCCGTATTTTAATTTTCCGCGCACCTTGCAACAAAAAATCGCGGCGTTGTTGGAGCAGGGCAAGCAAGTGGAAATTATCGTGGGTGACAAGGTGGCGAATGATTTTTACATTCCGCCGACACAGCCCTTCAAAATGGCGGGCGCTTTGCCTTATTTATACGAAAGTAATTTGCGTCGTTTTTGCGAAAAATTTGAAGGCGAAATCGAACGCGGTCAGCTTTGCGTTCGCTTATGGAAAGACGGCGACAATACCTATCATTTAAAAGGCGTGTGGGTGGATAATGATTATATTTTACTCACCGGTAATAATTTGAATCCGCGCGCTTGGCGTTTGGATGCGGAAAACGGTTTGTTGATTCGTGATCCGCAGCACGAATTACGGCCGCAAGTTGCCAAAGAATTGCAACATATTCGCCAACATACCACCGTGTTAAAGCATTATTCCGAGCTTGAAGAGCTTTCTCAGTATCCGGAACCGGTGCAAAAATTACTGAAAAAATTCGCCCGCATTCAAGCGGATAAGTTAGTGAAAATGATTTTATAG